The following are encoded together in the Streptomyces flavofungini genome:
- a CDS encoding DUF6177 family protein, producing MTKDVIALTPEMPDPMALLAGLHAGGPDLGLTTAADDAVIQLCTPAGRPLVSVEAPVIVHTPGEAERLLGAQEAFPDVPFWWTEARASTAVPEAESLAGSFCGRLTLLLGGTTWPADAATVQVVRTPGEPDGHDVTPRPAPEGALPAVDVLTDSTAVVLTDRPVIALTAWLSDVLRAAVTSGRALHIVTPSHVRLSQPLRTALTGPPNRWVVQDPDCGYYDGLSGAVLQWRDGTFAPALDQNGEATLAAAFASSETPAEHQLTVSFRCHHSPDADLLLGRSLETAWHHLTGTGPVGWGTAEPINLPWSPRQLTALARDRAPDPSHLLAVGRPDRPALATLRVSRTESGVTEDVTLSLGHTADEPPPLHAVEPLAEAFVAEHGLSTMLITLRRSRHDLTVPAHLEGPPIPVSFTLGAADVQAVGLDHARHPPLPQPPTPLGPATSPALHYPLSDGSSPDAWTDLEALTRHLRNA from the coding sequence GTGACCAAGGACGTCATCGCCCTGACCCCCGAGATGCCCGACCCCATGGCGCTCCTCGCCGGTCTCCACGCGGGCGGGCCTGATCTGGGCCTGACCACCGCCGCCGACGACGCCGTCATCCAACTGTGCACCCCTGCGGGCCGCCCGCTCGTCTCCGTCGAGGCACCCGTCATCGTCCATACGCCGGGCGAGGCCGAGCGCCTCCTGGGCGCCCAGGAGGCGTTCCCCGACGTGCCTTTCTGGTGGACCGAGGCCCGCGCCTCGACCGCCGTACCGGAGGCCGAGAGCCTCGCCGGGTCGTTCTGCGGCCGCCTCACGCTGCTGCTCGGCGGCACCACCTGGCCCGCGGACGCGGCCACGGTCCAGGTCGTCCGTACCCCCGGCGAGCCGGACGGCCATGACGTCACCCCTCGCCCGGCACCCGAAGGGGCCCTGCCTGCCGTCGACGTCCTCACCGACTCCACAGCCGTCGTCCTCACCGACCGACCCGTGATCGCTCTGACCGCGTGGCTCTCCGACGTACTGCGCGCGGCGGTGACCTCCGGCCGTGCCCTGCACATAGTCACGCCATCCCATGTGCGCCTGAGTCAGCCCCTGCGCACAGCTCTGACCGGTCCGCCGAACCGCTGGGTGGTCCAGGACCCCGACTGCGGTTACTACGACGGCCTGTCGGGTGCCGTCCTGCAGTGGCGGGACGGCACCTTCGCACCGGCGCTCGACCAGAACGGCGAAGCGACCCTCGCGGCCGCCTTCGCCTCGTCCGAAACACCCGCCGAGCACCAGCTCACGGTCTCCTTCCGCTGCCACCACTCCCCGGACGCCGACCTCCTGCTCGGCCGCTCCCTGGAGACCGCCTGGCACCACCTCACCGGCACCGGACCGGTCGGCTGGGGCACCGCCGAACCCATCAACCTCCCCTGGTCGCCGCGCCAGTTGACCGCCCTGGCCCGGGACCGCGCTCCCGACCCCAGCCACCTGCTCGCCGTCGGCCGCCCCGACCGGCCCGCGCTCGCCACCCTGCGCGTTTCCCGCACCGAGTCCGGCGTCACCGAGGACGTCACCCTCTCCTTGGGGCACACAGCCGACGAGCCCCCGCCGCTCCACGCCGTTGAACCACTCGCCGAGGCCTTCGTGGCCGAGCACGGTCTGAGCACCATGCTCATCACCCTGCGCCGATCCCGCCACGACCTCACCGTTCCGGCCCACCTCGAAGGCCCGCCCATCCCCGTCTCCTTCACGCTGGGCGCCGCGGACGTACAAGCCGTAGGCCTTGACCACGCCCGTCACCCACCCCTGCCGCAGCCGCCCACCCCGCTCGGCCCCGCCACCTCTCCCGCCCTGCACTACCCCCTGAGCGACGGCAGCAGCCCGGATGCCTGGACCGACCTCGAGGCGCTGACCCGGCACCTCAGAAACGCGTAG
- the eccCb gene encoding type VII secretion protein EccCb gives MTHHLVHRPARSTRPPAAPGRHLIEPPPNLPEGKLGNAATALLPMAGVMGSVVMMTVIRSSQFAALGAVVLVFALFAAVALFVSQRGKAQRTRRTQRERYLEYVEEQRTELAAAERELRQRGRLLNPPPEALYDLVRDPARLWERRRADADFLDVRVGTGDVPAQEVVIEQHSGSGVLTPPDPFMLNEARALQARFAVAPDFPLTVPLDRAGNVSVVGDREGVLTVARALLAQAAVTHAPDDVAIALGVPGERLADWEWGKWLPHVLDRSVDPDAYEEPVGARRIAPDLAQLARLCSADLRRRASYAAEVRRGLSDKRALRMTDRMLVVSDVYGETAVELPRPDAAVGLADMGVTVLHLLAEQIHEPDEVSVRITVSGDQVTVEDLRTSDGRRTQGLADATSVPGVEGIARLLAPLRLSAESAAEGTPVSGPVDFPGLLGVDDPAVLDLAHLWASRGERDFLRVPIGVDDRHEPVLLDLKESAELGMGPHGLCVGATGSGKSELLRTLVLALTATHPPEDLAMVLVDYKGGATFAPFTSLPHVAGVITNLENQADLVERVHTSLAGEITRRQQVLKDAGNVADIGHYAALRAKEPARGLEPLPHLFVVIDEFGELITAKPDFIDLFLSIGRIGRSIGVHLLLSSQRIESGKLKGLETYLSYRLGLRTFSADESRTVLDTVDAFQLPPLPGFGYLKVDTSTYTRFKAGYVSGAWRGPAPVDTSVARSLAWPYPAFNTQARTGAAGPEESGTRERQTGPTTMSTIVEQLTTAAPPVRRIWLPPLPDAIALDSAAGPLGVSGRGLHLTRSHGHLRVPLGVLDDPAKQWQGEWTLDLNVAGGHVAVIGGPQSGKTTLLRTLTLSLALTHTPYDVAVYGLDLVGGGLSALAGLPHVGGIASRADQERLARTVAELAAQLALREELFREHGIDSLDQLRRMRASGDLPEIGSTDLVLLVDGFGALREEFDELDEAVADLLKRGGGYGIHVVAGMLRWNDVRIATQSLFGTRVELRLNDPTDSTIDRKLAEAFTADTPGRVLTDGKLFAQTALPRTDGSTATGDLGTALEDAARTVAAIWHGEPVAPVRVLPLSLPAAKLPAPAAEPDRVPIGVDQDTLGPVHVDLFDRDQHLLILGDNECGKTNLLKLIAGQLIDRYGDKELVFGVFDPRRGLRGHIPEPYRGGYAHNAKLAGALATGIAAELEKRLPETADPDGSDTADPTFTGPRIVILVDDYDILTTAGQQPLAPFLPYVSSAQDIGLHFVVTRRVAGASRALFEPFLTALRETGATALLMTGDRSEGQLFPGVYASQQPPGRGTLVRRGRRPQLIQTALTPEADKAPDKETP, from the coding sequence ATGACCCACCACCTCGTCCACCGCCCCGCCCGCTCCACCCGACCCCCCGCAGCCCCCGGCCGGCACCTGATCGAGCCGCCCCCGAACCTTCCCGAGGGCAAGCTGGGCAACGCCGCCACCGCGCTCCTTCCGATGGCGGGCGTGATGGGCTCGGTCGTGATGATGACCGTGATCCGGTCCAGCCAGTTCGCTGCGCTCGGAGCCGTGGTCCTTGTGTTCGCCCTGTTCGCCGCGGTCGCGCTGTTCGTGTCGCAGCGCGGCAAGGCCCAGCGCACCCGGCGTACCCAGCGCGAGCGGTACCTGGAGTACGTGGAGGAGCAGCGCACGGAACTCGCGGCAGCGGAGCGGGAGCTGCGGCAGCGCGGACGCCTGCTGAATCCGCCGCCCGAAGCCCTGTACGACCTCGTGCGCGACCCCGCGCGGCTGTGGGAGCGGCGCCGCGCCGACGCCGACTTCCTCGACGTGCGCGTCGGCACCGGTGACGTACCGGCGCAGGAGGTCGTGATCGAGCAGCACAGCGGGAGCGGGGTGCTCACGCCGCCCGATCCGTTCATGCTCAACGAGGCACGCGCCCTGCAGGCGCGGTTCGCCGTGGCCCCCGACTTCCCGCTGACCGTGCCTCTCGACAGAGCGGGCAACGTGAGCGTCGTCGGCGACCGCGAGGGCGTCCTCACGGTGGCCCGCGCGCTGCTCGCCCAGGCAGCGGTCACGCACGCGCCGGACGACGTGGCGATCGCGCTCGGCGTGCCCGGGGAACGGCTCGCCGACTGGGAGTGGGGCAAATGGCTGCCCCACGTCCTCGACCGGAGCGTCGACCCGGACGCGTACGAGGAGCCCGTCGGCGCCCGCCGAATCGCCCCCGACCTGGCCCAGCTCGCCCGGCTGTGCTCAGCGGACCTGCGCCGCCGCGCCTCCTACGCCGCCGAGGTGCGCCGCGGCCTGTCCGACAAGCGGGCGCTGCGGATGACGGACCGGATGCTGGTGGTCAGCGACGTGTACGGGGAGACCGCGGTGGAACTGCCGCGCCCGGACGCGGCCGTCGGGCTCGCCGACATGGGCGTCACCGTGCTGCACCTGCTGGCCGAGCAGATCCACGAGCCGGACGAGGTCAGCGTCCGCATCACCGTCTCCGGCGACCAGGTCACTGTCGAGGACCTGCGCACCTCCGACGGCCGCCGGACCCAGGGGCTCGCGGACGCCACGAGCGTGCCCGGCGTCGAGGGAATCGCCCGCCTCCTCGCGCCGCTCAGGCTGTCCGCCGAGTCCGCCGCCGAAGGCACACCGGTGTCCGGCCCCGTCGACTTCCCCGGCCTGCTCGGCGTCGACGACCCGGCGGTCCTCGACCTGGCGCACCTGTGGGCGTCGCGCGGCGAAAGGGACTTCCTGCGGGTGCCCATCGGCGTCGACGACCGGCACGAGCCGGTGCTGCTCGACCTCAAGGAGTCCGCCGAGCTGGGCATGGGCCCGCACGGACTGTGCGTCGGCGCGACCGGCTCCGGCAAGAGCGAACTGCTGCGCACGCTCGTCCTGGCGCTCACCGCCACACATCCGCCCGAGGACCTGGCCATGGTTCTCGTCGACTACAAGGGCGGCGCCACGTTCGCGCCGTTCACGAGCCTTCCGCACGTCGCGGGCGTCATCACGAACCTGGAGAACCAGGCCGACCTCGTCGAACGCGTCCACACCAGCCTCGCCGGAGAGATCACCCGCCGCCAGCAGGTCCTCAAGGACGCGGGGAACGTCGCCGACATCGGTCACTACGCCGCACTGCGTGCCAAGGAGCCGGCCCGAGGGCTCGAACCGCTGCCGCATCTCTTCGTCGTCATCGACGAGTTCGGCGAACTCATCACCGCCAAGCCGGACTTCATCGATCTCTTCCTGTCCATCGGACGGATCGGCCGGTCCATCGGCGTGCATCTGCTGCTGTCCAGCCAGCGCATCGAGAGCGGGAAGCTGAAGGGCCTCGAGACATACCTTTCGTACCGGCTCGGGCTTCGGACCTTCTCCGCCGACGAGTCGCGCACGGTCCTCGACACCGTCGACGCCTTCCAGCTTCCGCCGCTTCCAGGGTTCGGCTATCTGAAGGTGGACACGTCCACGTACACGCGATTCAAAGCCGGATACGTCTCCGGAGCCTGGCGCGGCCCCGCTCCGGTCGACACCTCCGTCGCCCGGAGCCTCGCCTGGCCCTACCCCGCCTTCAACACCCAGGCGCGGACAGGTGCCGCGGGGCCGGAGGAGAGCGGAACCCGTGAGCGGCAGACCGGCCCCACCACCATGTCCACGATAGTGGAACAACTCACCACCGCCGCACCGCCCGTACGCCGCATCTGGCTGCCGCCGCTGCCCGACGCCATCGCCCTCGACTCCGCGGCCGGACCTCTCGGTGTCTCCGGGCGCGGCCTGCACCTGACCCGCTCCCACGGCCATCTGCGCGTCCCGCTCGGTGTCCTCGACGACCCGGCCAAGCAATGGCAGGGGGAGTGGACCCTCGACCTGAACGTCGCGGGCGGCCATGTCGCCGTCATCGGTGGACCGCAGTCCGGCAAGACCACGCTCCTGCGCACCCTCACGCTGTCGCTCGCGCTCACGCACACTCCGTACGACGTCGCCGTGTACGGCCTCGACCTGGTCGGCGGCGGCCTGTCCGCGCTCGCGGGGCTGCCGCACGTCGGCGGCATCGCGTCCCGCGCCGACCAGGAACGCCTCGCCCGTACCGTGGCCGAACTCGCCGCCCAACTCGCTCTGCGCGAGGAGTTGTTCCGCGAGCACGGCATCGACTCCCTCGATCAACTGCGCCGGATGCGTGCCAGCGGCGACCTGCCCGAGATCGGCTCCACGGACCTCGTGCTGCTCGTCGACGGCTTCGGCGCGCTGCGCGAGGAGTTCGACGAACTCGACGAGGCCGTGGCCGACCTGCTCAAGCGGGGCGGCGGCTACGGCATCCACGTCGTCGCGGGCATGCTCCGCTGGAACGACGTCCGGATCGCCACTCAGTCGCTGTTCGGCACGCGCGTCGAGCTGCGCCTGAACGACCCGACCGATTCCACGATCGACCGCAAGCTCGCCGAGGCGTTCACCGCGGACACGCCCGGACGCGTCCTCACCGACGGCAAGCTCTTCGCGCAGACCGCGCTTCCCCGAACCGACGGCTCCACCGCTACCGGCGACCTCGGCACCGCCCTGGAGGACGCGGCCCGCACCGTCGCGGCCATCTGGCACGGTGAACCCGTCGCCCCCGTAAGGGTCCTGCCGCTCAGCCTGCCCGCGGCGAAGCTCCCCGCGCCCGCTGCCGAACCCGACCGGGTGCCGATCGGAGTCGACCAGGACACTCTCGGACCGGTCCACGTCGACCTCTTCGACCGCGATCAGCACCTGCTGATCCTGGGCGACAACGAGTGCGGCAAGACCAACCTGCTCAAGCTGATCGCCGGTCAGCTCATCGACAGGTACGGGGACAAGGAGCTCGTCTTCGGCGTCTTCGACCCCCGCCGCGGTCTGCGCGGCCACATCCCCGAGCCCTACCGAGGCGGCTACGCCCACAACGCCAAGCTCGCCGGAGCCCTCGCCACCGGCATCGCGGCCGAACTCGAGAAGCGCCTCCCGGAAACCGCGGACCCCGACGGGTCCGACACCGCGGATCCCACCTTCACCGGCCCGCGCATCGTGATCCTCGTCGACGACTACGACATCCTCACCACCGCGGGCCAGCAGCCCCTCGCGCCCTTCCTTCCTTACGTTTCCTCCGCCCAGGACATCGGCTTGCACTTCGTCGTCACCCGCCGCGTCGCCGGGGCGTCCCGTGCCCTGTTCGAGCCGTTCCTGACCGCCTTGCGCGAGACCGGTGCGACGGCGCTCCTGATGACCGGAGACCGCAGCGAGGGCCAGCTCTTCCCCGGCGTGTACGCCTCCCAGCAGCCTCCCGGCCGAGGCACACTCGTCCGGCGCGGCCGACGTCCGCAGCTCATCCAGACGGCACTCACTCCCGAGGCCGACAAGGCCCCAGACAAGGAAACGCCGTGA